DNA from Macadamia integrifolia cultivar HAES 741 unplaced genomic scaffold, SCU_Mint_v3 scaffold2511, whole genome shotgun sequence:
GTACGGTATGCCTaaagtacactgagtagctAATCGgcctagttcttcttctccctgtctagcctcttctttattccatctaggAGTATGTGGTTGGTCTTTTCTGCCTGGCTGTTTAATTGCTGGTGTGCTATAGCAGTGTTTCAAAAATCAATGTTAAAGTTACTGCAGAAGAGCCTGAATTTCTGATTGTCGAATTATCGACCATTATCTGTGACCAGTATCTTTGGGACACCGTAGTGGTATATGACATTGTCCCTTATGAACTTTTCTACCGCCTGCTCAGTGATCTTGGCTAGGGGATGCgcttccacccatttagtgaagtaatcaataacGATAATAAAAAATTGGACACCGCCTTTGCCTTTCTTGAACTACTctaggatatccattccccacatcaCGAATGGGATCGGGCAGATTATAGAGCTAAATTTTGTAGCCGGGATGTGCGGTACTGGGGTGTGAAGTTGACATTTAAAGCATCGTCGGATGAACTTTATTGCATCTTGCTGCATTTTTTGCCAGTAAAATCCTTGGCGCAACACCTTGTAGGCCATCACCCATCCTCCTCTGTGTCCTCCACAAATTCCTTCATGGACCTCGTGGAGCGTTTCCTCGGCTTGGTTCGGTAGTAGGCACTTTAGTAGGGGCCAAGATATTGTCCTTTTGTACAGTACTCCATCTTGGAGGGTGTATTTGGATGCCCACCTCTTGACTGCCCTTGCTTCTATCTGGTCCCCAGGGAGATGTCCATCTTGTAAATAGTCTATAATGGGATCCATCCAGCTCAGCTTGACTGGCTTCGTGTTATTGCACATCACCTCTTATTCATAAGTAGTTTTGTCTAGTACTTCAAAGTATACTGAGCTTACGCAGTCCCCGAGTTTTGCTAGAGCTAGTTTGGAGAGGACATCTACTATCGTATTTTCTTCCTGTGGGTCTTGCACCATTGTGAACGTATTGAAGCTGGTAATCAAATGACGCGGTTCTTTCAGGTATTTGGTCATTCTCTCCTCCTTGGCCTCATATTGCCAATTGACTTGGTTTACAATCAACTGTGAGTCACTATGTGCGACCAGATCCTCTGCCATTACGGCCTTTACTAGTTTGATTCCCGCTATCAGTGCTTCatattctgcttcattgttcATTACGGGGAATGCAAATTTGAGGGCATACTGTATCGCGAATTCCTCCGGGCTTTGCAGCACAAGTCCAGCGCTGCTCCTTGTTGTGGTGCtagatccatcaacaaagagtttTCACTTTCTGTTCGGCTCGGCCCACAACTCCCTCTTCTCTGGTTTGTGTACATTCTACCAAGAAATCAGCCAGTGTCTGACCCTTGATTGCACTTCTTGGTCGGTACTACTCACTTAACTCAATAGCCCAGCTCACCATCCGCCCTACTATGCTATGGCTGTGGAGTGCCTTTCACAGTGGCTGATCCATCAATACAGCTATAGTGTGCGCTTAGAAGTAAGGTCTCAACTTCCTGGCTGCCACGACTAGTGCTAGTGTGAGCTTCTCCGTTCTTGAGTATTAGGTTTCTACATCCAGGAGCACATGACTCATGTAGTAGATAGGCTTTTGggtctttccttcttctcttataAGAACTGCGCTAACGGCTACCGATGAAGCAGCACGATAAAGTTGTACCACCTCTTCTGGCTCTGGTTGGCTTAGCAGGGGAGGCCTAGTCAGGCaggctttgatttcttcaaaagTCGCTTTGTATTCCTCTGTTAAGAAAAATTGGTGGTGGCCTTTCCCTCCTTTTAGTatcttgaagaaaggaaggcacttgTCCCCTAGCTCGGGATAGGAACATGTTCAATGCAGCCAGACACCCTGTCAGCTTCTAAACTTCACGAATGTTTTTTGGCGGGTGCATTTCTTGGATGGCCTCGATTTTAGAGGGGTTTGCCTCTATCCCCCTTTGCAACACTAGGAAGCCTAGGAATTTCCCAGAAGTCACCTCGAATGCGCACTTGGCAGGATTTAGCCTCATCTGGTTCCGTCGCAGAACTTCGAAGGCTTCCTTCAGATCTAGCATATGATTAGCTACTTTTGCACTCTTGACTAGCATGTCATCTACATAAACTTCCATGTTTCTTCCTATCTGGCTCACGAACATTGCGTTAACCATCCTTTGGTACGTGGTTCAGGCTTTCTTGAGGCCAAAGGGCATTACAGTGTAGCAGTAattgccctgagtggtgaggaatgcaatttttttctcatcctccaccttcatctttatctggttataatcggagtatgcatccatgaaagtTAGCATCTTGTGGCCTACCGTTGAGTCTATAAGGTAGTCAATCCTGGGCAAGGGATAGCAGTCCTTGAGACAGGCTTTGTTCAAGTCGATGTAGTACAtgtagatcctccacttcccattggACTTCGGAACCATGACTACATTGGCTAGCTGGGTATTTTATTTTCCTCACGAATCCTGCAGCTAGGAGTTTTTTAACCTCCTCGTTGATGAGGTGTTCCGCTCAGTCATAAATTTCCTGCACTTCTGCTGCAGGCTTGAAGCTAGGACTAAAATCCAGACTGTGCTAGACTACGACCCTTGAGATGCCTGGCATGTCAGAAGCCTTCCATGCAAAGATATCGGAGTTTTCAACGGGGAAGTTTAAAATTTCATCACGACGTTGGGAAGTCAACGATGCTCTGAGTTGAACAGTCTTTCACGGTTCGACCTCAGTAATAGGGAGAGTCAACAGTTGTTCAACTAGCTCAGCTCAgttcaggaggctttcatcgCGGTAATCGATGATTTCTACTATACATGCCAGGCCAGAGCATGAATTCTTGACAaactttatgaagttggcatagcactcCTGGGATTCCTTTTGTCTGGACAGACATTCTTCGATTCCATTGCTGGTAGGGAACTTGACTTTCATATGCTTGGTGGACACAATCACTCCAAGGTCATTGAGACCAGGTCAGTCGAGGATTACATTATAAGGTGAGGCTATCTTGGCGACCATGAAggaaaccatggtagtggcaATTCGAGCTCCCTAGCCGATAGTTACTGGTAGGTCAACAACTCCTTCTAGCTCCATTGGTGTACCCAAAAATCCGTATTAGGGTCCTGGTGCCGGTTTTAAAGCTCCGGTGCCAAGTCCTAGTTTCATGAAGGCTTCGTAGGACATAAGATCAATGGAagctcctgtgtccactaggaccttatggaaggggtggttggccaccactaactGAACCACGATGGCGTCATTGTGAGGCTAGTTCAGCTCTTCCAAGTCTTTATTAGAGAATATGATGGGTGGATCCGGTTTGAGGGCTTTGACGGGCGgttccgtgatgcatacgaaccaCGCGTGAGCTTTGACTTTTCTGACAGATTCCGTTATGGATCCGCCCATGATTGTCAGAATGGCTAGACCCATCGGCTGGTTTTCATACGTGTCAGCTCGATCCGGGGTGGGCTCCTTGGGTGGCTCAGTCCTATCATGGCTTGGCCCAACCTCATCTCTCCTCAGCTCGGGCCAGTTCCCCCcttatttctgcttcaaataccgTTTTAAGGTATCCTGCCTTGAttagctcatcaatttcccatTTCAGAGACTTGAAATGTTTAGTGTCATGTCTATGGTCTCAGTGGTATCGACAGTACCGATTGAGGTTTCTCTCCTCTGGCTTAGCTGTCATTGGCCTGGGTCAGCGAAAATACTTCTGGTCCTGGATCTTTAAGAGTAGGTTTGTTCACGAACAATCGAGTTCATACCACTCGGGTTCGACTGTGTCAAGCGATCGATCTATTATGTTCTTCTTTGGCTCGCGAGAATCGTCCTTGGTCCTCAGAGGccccctcttctccttctctgattgGTCGCCTCTATCAGCCATCCCCCTGGCGGCCAGGACTTCTTCCATGTTAGCGTATTGATTGCACCGTCTTAGCAGCTCAAGCATTATCTCTGGCAAGTCGAGGGCAAGGGACTAGACCAGATCGGGGTGCATTACCGCATTGCACaatgtgctatacgccactTCCTCTAGTAGGTTTTTTAGCTCTAACGTCACTTGGTGAACTGCGCAAGGAACTCCCTTATTGTCTCCCTTAcaccctgcctcatgttcatcacgttttgcgtaGTTTACTTCTGCATCATACtagcttggaaacgtgtgaggaacgcttTTGTTAGCTCTTCATAACTATAGATGGACCGAGGCCGCAAGTTTGACATCCACACTAGTGTAGCCCCTTTTAATGAGGCCGCAAAGGCTTGGCAGAGAATTACGTCCGACCTCTCATGGACTATCATGGCCGAACTGTAGTATGGGAGGTGATCATAGGGGTCCATGGTGCCGTCATATGCATTAAAGacaggtatcacaaaatttgggggCAGCTCGACATCTATCAACTCATCAGATAGCACACTATGGGTCGGGATTACCATTATGTCAGTCgagtgcctttgcctctgcattccttctacccTCTCAGTGAGATGCTGGATACGGCTCTCTAGGTCATCCCTCCTATCCTCAACCCGACTGTGTGGGGAGCGGTGTTCCCTCTCGGCCATTCTGGGGCTTCCTCCTCTGTCTTGGCACCTGTCAATCCGATCCTGGCCTTACCTTCGTGTGCCTCTAGATAGCCCAGGAGGCGAGCCTTGAGGACCTCCATGAGGGGGCGCTTCCCGAGCTGTTCTCTACAAGGGGTTCTTGCGTTCTTCGTGTGGATGCGTGCCTTAAGCCTTTGTGGCGAACACTGGCATCTCTTTGCCAAGGATCTATGGGAATTACGTGTCCCTGGGCTCCGATTACGTGTAGAACGGTGAGCCCCCCCATTCCGTGCAAAAAGGGTCCCTTGTCGGTGTCTCTCAGTAGGAGATCGGGGTGGCACCGAGCGAATCGTGTGGGACGTTCTGGAGGATCCCCTCCTGGCTGTTGACTGAGGGGTGACACTATTATCAGGTTATTCGTCACGAGGTCACCTGTCCAGAGCCAACCTAGGCTGCTAAGCTGAGCCAGTTTGGGGTATAGGGAGTGCCGAACCGAACTGACGTAAGAAGTCTTGTACCAGAATGTTTGTTGCTAACACCTACAGCTGCAGGCTctgcatctgttcttccatATTCTAGCGAACCGCTcaggatgatgggacatgaCGAAGTTACTGGGGGTTTTGCTCATGCTGGTCTCCCTCTCCTAGAGCAACTGTCGTGTCAGGCAGGGCTCGTTGGGTTCTTTATAGGGAGGTCTCCGATGGGACATCCTCCTGTTCTACCATTGGGGGTGAATGAGGATGGTCAAGTGGTAAATCACGAGTGGACCTTACTCACATTGTCGTGGAGGAAACAACCTTCTCACTTCTTAATTGCATTGATCTAGGGTGGCTTTTTGTAACAGTTTCCCACAGACAACGCCAATCtaatgtggtaaaaattgaccgggcgatcttccctgcagttccaaATGCTCCAGCTGAtctacacagaagagaagacaggggagagctAGACTGACCCGACgagggactctctgatgcctaagtcagatcctTTCACAGAAGATACTCAATAGAGTTTTCagttaaaagaagtgattgatccctTTCAATGGAGGCTTATCTTGGTATTTGTAGGCCACTGGTAGAATGGAGAAAAGGGGGAAGTCCGTGGAGAGTTCTATTGGGTGTGGAGTCCTGGAGAGGGACAACTCTCTAATGCTGGAAATATTCCAGATCCTGGGGTATACCAAGGGAATATCCCCCTCTCATCTCGGAAGTGCCAACGTGGGAGAAGTGGAtacctctgatgacgtgtagtggatagagtcatgtccttgtgatcagggattacgttccttgaatgtaggagtggacgagAGCACGTTTCTGGGAACCTCGCTTCTTGACGTTGGggcgaggtggcagcacggccagatgagggccgaggtggtggcTTGGGCTGgtagagggccgaggtggaggCTCGGGCTGGTAGAGGGCCAAGGTGGTGGCTCGGGCTGGTAGAGGGTCGAGGTGGTGACTCGGGTTGGTGGAGGGCCAAGGTGACAACTCAGGCtggtggagggccgaggtgacggCTCAGCtggtggagggccgaggtgacaacTCGGGCTggtggagggctgaggtggtggCTCGCACTGGTAGAGGGCCAAGGTGGCGGCTCGGGCTGGTGGAGGGTCAAGGTGATGGCTCGGGCTGGCAGAGGGCCAAGGTGAAAGCTCGGGCTGGtagagggccaaggtggcagctcggGTAGATGAAGGGCTAGGGTAGCAGTGCAGCATTCGTTAGTTCGCTCCTTGGCTGTGCCGTGGTTAGGGAGAAATGGCCTCATCAATTACATATCAATCATATAGAGTGAATCTCACATTGATATGAAAGGGATTTGATGTGGATTAATATGATCTTGGGTTTCTTCATCATACAAGCCACactatgggttttttttttttttttttgtacatatcaatggtatcagagtacCAGTCCTTGGTCCCAACCCTCACGTAGAAGGAATGACCTGATACCAAAGTGAAGTCATTAAAAAGAGTTAAATGCTGATAAGCAAAGACCCTAGAGTAAAATAGAATACCTTTAGAAACGACCACCTGATTCAGAGTAAGCTATCATTGACGTCGATTATGTTACAATCCCTAGATACTATGAATATACTAATTCCAATTCTGATCTAGGTCGAGTGCaatccaatctctctctctctctctctctctctctctctctctctctctctctctctctctctctctctcattcatgaTTGATCAAAGGGGGAGGAACactttagggggtgtttggttcggtatatcaaatggtgtatgtatcggatatgaatgtcaatcttttgatagacattcttctgaattatgtttctttttgaaaaatcgtttggttgccttaaggctagtgcatgtttctcgtgggttgagatattggcatCCGTAAAGAAtgtctttccgctttctccttttatactaggtggtaaaaaggttgctcaaatctgagtttaagtgttgaggtgaactcagatttggaacacatcctttgtaatatggtcattcatgagaagtaggatgctcacttatgagggtcatcctagtggaaccaaacaactccaaaaattaagaattatcattctaaagaatgtcatcccaaagatttacccaaccaaacacccccttatgtGATAAGAGTGGAAACCACTTTTGGgcttgtcctctctctctctctctctctctctctcatgatcaTAGGTAGAGGACCCCTTTAGGTGAAAGAGTGGAAGGTGCTTTTGGGTTTGTCCCCCCTGCTTTATCCTCCAGAGTGTATGGGGTAGGTGGGTGTGGTGAGGAAGACCTGAAAGTTAGACAAGGCCCCACTAGGCTCACGGGCTGACTTGTTTTTTATATCTGAGCATCACATCTATATAAGATTCCCAGATCACACAACCAATTCCTTTATCGAGTTCTGGCTTGTCGAAGGATAAGCACAAGCAATTACAGTGGGATCCCCCACCACCTTCACTACGGTGGTCCTTGTCCTTCCCTCCTGCATGAGTATTGAAATATCTTTTTTCAATCCACATCCTTGAATACTTTATCAgggaaatatatataaataaacaacCTTGAATTACTTTTGATCCCCAGAGTTCATAATACTGGTCAAAATATTATTTACTGGTTTGGAAGCTAAGGTAATGGCAAAGGGAAAGACAATAAAAGGCAGAATAATCCAAAGAAATGGGAAAAAGGACCAAGGATTCGAGTCCGGATCCCCATCCCATCTCACATCGTCCATGAGGTGTGGGGCCATCTTTAGGGTATGAGGACCACACACTATAGATGATGTGAGATAGGTGGGATGGTTACCTGCAGAGAAGAGGAACCTGATTCCAAAGATTCACCCACAATAAAGTTGATATCATACTAGGGCTGCCCAATCTCTTGCCAAATACGGTGTAGCTTCTCATTCTTTCAAGTTCCATTAGTTGCAAGGGAACTGAAAGGAAATTTGCATtttctataaaatatatttcactTCTTAGAGAAATACCCTTTCTAAGTTGCATCCAACCACCATACTCTCTTTTCACTGTGGGTGGAggaataaatcttttttttttttttctaagatgcTGATAGACTACAAGTGAAGTTTTTACTCTAACCTTGTATGGGTAACTCCTTACCTATAATCCTGCAGGATAAGGGGAAAACcaaaaaccccccccccccccaaccccaaaaaaaaagaaaaagaaaaaaaaaaaacagtttacCCACAGGGTGTGCAAGCATTGGCTTAACAAATTATACAGATTGGAGACTTCTTATGGCCCATGGATACAGGCTTAAAGACTTGAGACTACTTGGATTGattaaatggggttggttaTGGATTTATGGGTTGGGCCTAACACACAAATATACGAAGGCAAGTAGCCCAATTATACTCTTCTATTCAAATCCAAGTATTTTGATTGAAAAGTGAAATCAAATTTAATTATTATCCCATTTGAAGGGTTGGTGGCCAATCTCATGTCATATGTAATGATGATATAGCAAATCTGACCACTGGATAGCTAGTATATCCCTTGGATTAGCCACTTATCAATTTcaaatctaattcaatcaatCTTGGCATGCATCCTTATGTATGTCCATACACTTTTACGGTATTTTACGGTATTTTGACCACTATGTACATTCTCCCACtgtcttaaaattcaaacatcTATTTTGACACTTGGCAAACTCATTTGGACTGAAATTTTACATCAGAGTAGGGGATCTTGGCATCTATCTCTATACACAAAATTTGGCCCCATCGAATTTACCATATAGCTAATTCTGTTAAGTTTTTGCCTAACAAGTTTCTGAGTTAGTTCCACATTCATTACTAAgtaaaatgatagaaaagatTCCAAATTCCCTTCACTTCTACTTCCATCAGATGGAAAAGAGCAACCCATTGCACGAAGTTCACATTACCGCAAGGTTTGGGAGAGGCAAATTTACACAACCTTACCCCTGCTTTGcaagagaggttgtttccaaggtttgaacctgtgaccatcATGTtgcaataaaatttaaaaattagtgAGATTACATATTGTCCTTATCTAAATGCGTGAGCATGTAGAAGGGGATGTAAAACTCTCTTACCATTACCCTCCTATTTTCTCGTAGTTCTCTCAAAAGGAAagtatcaaaataaaaaataaaaagagcagAGAATTTATTTACGAAACCGCTTGGGCTCTGATCCAGAGTATTTTTTACAAGATTGATCTAGAGCAAAAATGGGCCTTAAATAACTTCTCAGAGATATTGGATCTCATAATACTATCATCATCCTATTCTAAGCTAGTAGCAAGTGCATGAGCCTCTTGTAAGGAGCACATGCTTCAATCTTTACACATCAAATTAACACTTTACAATTCAAATAAATCAAtagattttcaaaataaatgaGTGATAATCTGTAACTTACACCTCTAGCTCATGCAAGCCCTCAAGAGATTGTTGTGCAGCATCCAATTGCCTAAAGGATGCTACAGTTTCACAAACATCACGATTTCCTCTCTCAAGTTGCTCTAGGAATTCCATCACTAAAGGATCAGTCCAAGGAGCCCCAAATGGGGCTCCTCCCCCTGCCACCCACCCAAGATGGCCACCATTTGGGGTAACAACCAACAAACAATTTGCGTTTTCCTGGAAAACAAAGAAGTAATAATTTTCATtaggaaataacaaaaaaaggaGCATTTTCTGCACACTGAAGAGTCAGAATTGGGAACAAGGGTAAGGGCTGGGAAGGTTGCCAAAAATGGCAATTGAATTATTTGGCTGGCAACTGCAAGGCCTGAACAGAAGATTAACATCCCATTATTTTAATCTCTTCTTGTTTACACTGTTGGAACCAGTCAGACCATTCAGATCATCAATCACCAGGCCTGAACGGTCTTTCATCCATGCTATATTTACAAATACTGGTGCAAATCTTGATTACAAAATTCTGCATCTTTTAAAATTTGAACATGAGAAACTAAGGGGTTTCACTTTAGAAGACACAGGATCTTGCAACTGCAAAACAATGACACAAAGAAGATCTGAGAGAGGAAGGAATGTATGGGAGAGTTGGCTTCCCTACTGTCACCTCCTTGACAAAGCAAAGGGGGTTCTCCCATGCTTGAGATAAGAGGGTAATTTACTTAAACATAGAACTGCCATTGGATTCCAAAAGATACGAACATTGTTTGTGGAAAGCTTTAGGAATATAATTCAATAATTAGAATAGGGATTTCTTATTGACACCACTTAAGGtgttaaataatttgtaaccttagTTGCCTATTtagtaaaacatttttttttccaatgagggTGAATCTGGTCTTTTCACATGTGAACTCGAAAATTGTGCACAAAAATGATAGATTTTGATAATGAAATGATAAGtcattctcatttttttatgaGAACCACTTTTTACTATTGACTTAAAGAACTTTGTGGAATAAGACAAGGGGCAACTAAAAGGTgttaagttctaaatacacctatagagatGTCATTTAGACAGTCCCGTTAGAATCAATCATGAGAAGCTCTCTTTGGAGGAGATGTTTTCAATTGTTCATAGAATTTTGTGCCTAAGAGTCATAGATGAGCTTTTCAAGTTTCCAAAATGGTTTCTAGAAACTTCAGGAAGGGTGTTGGATGTCTAAATGATTTGGAAAGTAGTGTGTGGAAAGCTTACGGATAGAAATTACTCAAATTAGTAGTTCTGTGGTtagtttggaaaaaaattgttaaaagcTCAATTTTGAACAGACCAAATTAGATGCTCCAATAATCTATGGCAAAACAATATAAATTTATGATGTTGACTATTGGAGTCAACAGAAAAAATCTGGGAGACACTCAAGCAAGGAAATGGATTGATCAGATAACCCAAGCAGCAATAACAGAACTTCCAACTGATTTCTGGCCTATATGGGGGTCCACAACTTTACTAGTCGGGATCAATAGGAATATGTACTAGCTGTATGGTAAAGGCAACTACTATAAATTCTGATGGTTCACAGATTGCAGAAATGTTTTAACAGTGGTGACTGTATCTAATAAAAGCACTTCTCCTAGGATTGGAGTTTGTAAATTGCTGGTTCTGTTCAGCTAGATTACATCATCGCATACCCATCAATACAAGGAAACACTGACAACTATGAATACTCGTAATATAGTTTGTAGCACGTTATGTACATTTAATTTGTTCCCTAGTCAACAAagtcaagtattcatgttccaacaaaatgaaaatttgtatattcatgtataatataccttttttttttcttttttgtaaataCAGTATCACTTTACACTAGCTTTTGAGGCACTTCCCCTACTTGTTTGAGGCCAAAATTTGACCAATGAGATCAGTGTAATATCTTCTATCACATGGACCCGCTCAAGTAACTCCCACATGGCTGGATGAATTGTATCGAAGTTCAGCAATTGGATTTTCTAGGACCACTCTTAAGAATGATTCCTTCTCCCTAGGATTTGCTGGTCAAAGCTAAGTGCTATCCATGATCAACAGTACTGCATCTATTCCTAGCCATGCCATTACCCGCAAGCTTTCATATTGATCTAAATCACCAGATGCCCATGTGATTATATGTACTTCACTGTTAAATGATATCAACGAggcagggaaaaaaaatgtgaatgcaattaaaaaaaaaaaagcagaaatgATGCCCCCATATTAACACCCCCAAGATATTGTCCACTAGCGTCTACCGATTGTCATTACCTCAGACCTCAGAAGCTGTAAAAGATAATGAAGTAAACCAGCAGAAAAGAAACAAACCACCCAACTCAAATATAAATGAACTGGAATTGCATGCAGAAAAAGCTACTAAGATCAAATTACAGCAACACTAAACTTCCATATGGCTTTGTGAACACCATACCTTGATATCTTCACGAGGAATTCCTCGAGATGGTGCAATTGGATCATTAGCAGCCTGCATATCAGGGAAAAGCCAGCTAGCATTCACTTatccaaaataaaattgtaTGGGGAAATGTATTGAAAAAAATGTAGTTTCATATGTGGACTCTACAAGCACTTCCAGCAATGTTGGAAGTATTCTGGTGAAAATGGATCTACAAACAATCAATAGTCTCAAAGAGGTCGCgagtaaaaaaatattcaataaGGTCATTGACAAATAAGCTCAGtgattgttttttctttacTATCCCAAATCCTGGATCTTGGCCAGCTGGCACAGAACCTTTGGCTAACCCATTTAAACAAGAATAAGGCCTAGATAGTGGGATTGCATAACAAGTTTTGTGTAGCTAAACTGAAGTAGTTGGACTAATGAGTACCCCTTACTTTGTCATATATGACGATATAATGCTACTACTATAATTCGACAATGTTAATAGGATTTATATGCAGTAAGAATGTTTGCCTAAGATTTAACCTCCAAATGAATGCTGACACAGTTCAGATTTTCAAATCTGTTTGGAGGTTCAGGAATTATTAGGCTTTAGTTAGATGTCAGTGATACACAATGCTTGATCATTACCTGGATGCATAACAGAGGCTTCTGCACCTGTTTTATAGTGTCTGAACTGCTGGAATTGGAATAGTAGTCATCTACTGACTTGAAACCAAATGAGACTGCAAACAGCTAAAAAGGTAATATTAGCTATTGGCAACCTGTTTGACGGATATTTTACTTTCCCATTTCATGTATACATACCCCGTGTTAATCCTTCATCAAACTCCCTGATAGATTTAGCATTAGCAACCAATGGAATGTTATATTCACCTCCAATATCTTCGAAAAGGAGAGCATGTCTGCACAGAGATTGATATGCAGACTAAATTTACAAATGTTTGGGGTAACTCAATAGGACATGATGAAAGCTAAAACAATTTTATCATCAATTATTACTTCTTGAAAATTTTGCGAAGAGCTTTAGCAAGAGCTTTGTCATAAATGATATTAAAACCTTTGCGGAAATCCTCATCG
Protein-coding regions in this window:
- the LOC122066644 gene encoding embryogenesis-associated protein EMB8 isoform X5, translating into MLVRARSNRWRVVVFNSRGCGDSPVTTPQFYSASFIGDLDLVIKHVGDRYPMANLYAVGWSLGANILVRYLGQESNSCPLSGAVSLCNPFNLVIADEDFRKGFNIIYDKALAKALRKIFKKHALLFEDIGGEYNIPLVANAKSIREFDEGLTRVSFGFKSVDDYYSNSSSSDTIKQVQKPLLCIQAANDPIAPSRGIPREDIKENANCLLVVTPNGGHLGWVAGGGAPFGAPWTDPLVMEFLEQLERGNRDVCETVASFRQLDAAQQSLEGLHELEV